In Hahella sp. KA22, one genomic interval encodes:
- a CDS encoding EAL domain-containing protein, with the protein MSNLFRKVWNFRETSPLSFRMLGYILVCSSLFTLFATGIQVYADYRKDVSLVDQRMNLIETSYQSSLARSLWSLDQKLLRVQMQGILNLPDIVHLHLQIYPDSEIEMGEIPPRIPTIKHKIKLQHSSDDLYELGELTITASLDDIYRQLRQRIFVIMTTQAFKTFFISVLILWIFQYLVTRHLSKMANYARGLNIHQLDTPLALDRSQKSGQPPDELQRVTDAINEMRLTLLNDIEKQKLDAAEIRKLSLAIEQSPSSVLICDKRWKITYANQKFSQLTGHNLNSIIGKHPKTLTHISPDESQNEQLWHNIEIQVERAGMWQGEMHSTRHGGEKFWEQVVITPIRDTDGESSQYLILGEDISVRKRYEQQLLRQANYDLLTGLPNRMLALDRLKLALAQSRRDKSQVGLMFLDLDNFKHINDTLGHDNGDTLLIEASRRIASSLRGNSTVARLGGDEFLIILPSLESPEDSELVAARILQAFSSPFLLNNQEIFVSTSIGIAIYPTDSENSSTLLQQADAAMYQAKHKGKSAYHRFTPDLNQQSRERLKLETQLRKALEQDELLLYYQPIVETASGQLVGAEALIRWDNPLLGLVAPDKFIPLAEETGLITSIGEWVLHTACRDVKKWHEDTGLKLTIAVNVSPRQFRDLKFIDTVQKALEVNDLAGEYLELEITERLLLDDSIETFEILHKLDAMGVKLSVDDFGTGYSALSYLKSYPFDSLKIDRSFVKDVNTEAEDAALVTAIITMAHSLGLKVIGEGVEDAAQMQFLRAKGCDYAQGYYYNRPVAESDFCNWISENRRAYAT; encoded by the coding sequence ATGAGTAACCTGTTTCGCAAAGTCTGGAATTTTCGCGAGACCTCTCCGCTTTCTTTTCGCATGTTGGGCTACATCCTTGTGTGTAGCTCCCTGTTTACGCTGTTCGCCACAGGCATCCAGGTTTATGCGGACTATCGGAAAGATGTTTCGCTGGTCGATCAGCGCATGAATCTGATCGAAACCAGTTACCAGTCCTCACTGGCGCGCAGCCTGTGGTCTCTCGACCAGAAATTACTGCGCGTGCAAATGCAGGGCATATTGAACCTGCCCGACATCGTGCATCTGCATCTGCAGATTTATCCAGACTCAGAAATCGAGATGGGCGAGATCCCGCCGCGGATTCCGACGATCAAACACAAAATCAAGCTGCAACACTCATCCGATGATCTATATGAGCTGGGGGAACTGACCATCACCGCCAGCCTTGACGACATCTATCGACAGTTGCGGCAGCGCATCTTCGTCATCATGACGACCCAGGCGTTTAAAACCTTTTTCATTTCCGTACTGATTCTATGGATATTTCAGTATCTGGTGACGCGTCATCTGTCCAAAATGGCGAACTACGCCCGCGGCCTCAATATTCACCAGCTAGATACGCCTTTAGCCTTGGATCGCTCACAAAAGAGCGGCCAACCGCCGGATGAGCTGCAGCGTGTCACAGACGCCATCAACGAAATGCGCCTCACCCTGCTCAACGATATTGAGAAGCAAAAGCTGGATGCGGCGGAGATCCGCAAGTTATCGCTGGCCATTGAGCAAAGCCCCTCCTCCGTGCTGATCTGCGACAAGCGCTGGAAAATCACCTATGCCAACCAGAAGTTCAGCCAGTTGACCGGCCACAATTTGAACTCGATTATCGGCAAGCATCCAAAAACCCTGACGCATATCAGCCCGGATGAATCTCAGAATGAGCAGCTCTGGCACAACATTGAGATTCAGGTGGAGCGCGCTGGCATGTGGCAGGGGGAAATGCACAGCACCCGTCATGGCGGCGAGAAGTTCTGGGAACAAGTGGTGATCACTCCCATCCGCGACACCGATGGCGAGTCGTCTCAGTATCTGATTCTGGGCGAGGACATCAGCGTACGTAAACGCTACGAGCAACAGTTGCTGCGTCAAGCCAATTATGACCTGTTGACCGGCCTGCCAAACCGCATGCTGGCGCTGGACCGTCTCAAATTAGCGCTGGCGCAATCCCGCCGCGACAAATCGCAGGTGGGCCTGATGTTTCTGGATTTGGATAACTTCAAGCACATCAACGACACCCTGGGCCACGACAATGGCGACACCCTGTTGATTGAGGCTTCGCGCCGCATCGCCTCATCTCTGCGCGGCAACAGCACCGTGGCCCGTTTGGGTGGAGATGAGTTCCTGATCATTCTGCCGTCCCTGGAGTCCCCCGAAGATTCCGAACTGGTCGCCGCCCGCATTCTGCAGGCGTTCTCTTCCCCCTTCCTGCTGAACAATCAGGAAATATTCGTCAGCACCAGTATCGGCATCGCGATCTACCCAACGGATAGTGAAAATTCAAGCACTTTGCTGCAGCAGGCTGACGCGGCCATGTATCAGGCCAAGCACAAAGGCAAGAGCGCCTATCACCGCTTCACCCCGGACCTTAACCAGCAATCCAGAGAGCGCCTCAAGCTGGAGACGCAATTGCGCAAAGCGCTTGAGCAAGACGAATTGCTGCTGTATTACCAGCCCATTGTGGAAACCGCCAGCGGCCAGTTGGTCGGCGCAGAGGCGTTGATTCGCTGGGATAACCCCTTGCTGGGGCTGGTGGCCCCGGACAAATTCATCCCCCTGGCGGAAGAAACCGGGCTGATTACCTCTATCGGCGAATGGGTGCTGCATACCGCTTGTCGCGACGTGAAGAAGTGGCATGAGGATACCGGACTGAAACTGACGATCGCCGTCAATGTCTCTCCGCGTCAATTCCGCGACCTCAAATTCATCGATACTGTGCAAAAAGCGCTGGAGGTCAATGATCTGGCGGGCGAATACCTGGAGCTGGAAATCACGGAAAGACTGTTGCTGGATGACTCTATCGAGACCTTTGAGATCTTGCACAAGCTGGATGCAATGGGCGTGAAACTGTCCGTGGACGACTTTGGCACCGGCTATTCCGCGCTCAGCTACCTGAAGAGCTACCCATTTGACTCCCTGAAAATTGACCGCTCGTTCGTCAAGGATGTCAACACCGAGGCGGAAGACGCGGCGCTGGTGACGGCTATCATCACCATGGCCCACAGCCTGGGCCTCAAAGTCATAGGGGAAGGCGTGGAAGATGCGGCGCAGATGCAGTTCCTGCGCGCCAAAGGCTGCGATTACGCACAGGGTTACTATTACAACCGACCTGTGGCGGAAAGCGACTTCTGCAATTGGATATCGGAAAACCGGCGCGCCTACGCCACCTAA
- a CDS encoding acetate/propionate family kinase, whose translation MTGKLILVLNSGSSSLKFAIIDPEQDAPLLTGIAERLSSAEANFRMRWRNEENRRQLCPNADHGRVIDQLFQHMHEHSIDAKDLTGVGHRVVHGGETFRDSAIIDEQVIAKIEQCAKLAPLHNPVNLLGIKAIARKYPNLNQVAVFDTSFHQTLPEYAYTYALPYKLYREHGLRRYGFHGSSHRFVAGRAAELLGKPLDDCNFISAHLGNGCSAAAIKGGVSVDTSMGLTPLEGLVMGSRCGDLDPGLVLHLTQTLNYAPDQLSHLLNKESGLLGVSEVSNDMRELLRLSEEGHQQATLAIDIFCYRLAKTIAGYYLATAPLDAIIFTGGIGENAAPVRAKVCAWLKPLGVDMDEEANHRHGEKNQGRISRDDSLNIMVVPTNEELLIARDTLALIRRNK comes from the coding sequence ATGACAGGAAAACTTATTCTGGTGTTGAACAGTGGAAGTTCCTCACTCAAGTTCGCCATTATCGACCCCGAGCAAGACGCTCCCCTACTCACCGGCATCGCCGAACGCCTAAGCTCCGCCGAGGCCAATTTTCGCATGCGCTGGCGCAACGAAGAAAACAGGCGCCAACTCTGCCCCAACGCAGACCATGGCCGCGTCATCGACCAACTGTTCCAGCATATGCATGAGCACAGTATCGACGCTAAGGACCTGACAGGCGTCGGACATAGAGTCGTGCATGGCGGCGAGACTTTTCGCGACTCAGCCATCATTGACGAGCAGGTGATCGCCAAGATTGAGCAGTGCGCCAAGCTTGCGCCTTTACACAATCCGGTGAATTTACTGGGCATCAAAGCGATTGCACGGAAGTATCCGAACCTAAATCAAGTCGCGGTCTTCGACACATCTTTTCATCAGACCCTGCCAGAATACGCATATACTTACGCCCTCCCCTACAAGCTATATCGGGAGCACGGACTCAGGCGTTACGGATTTCACGGCTCCAGCCATCGTTTTGTCGCTGGGCGCGCCGCCGAGCTGCTTGGCAAGCCGCTGGACGATTGTAATTTTATCAGCGCCCACCTCGGAAATGGGTGTAGCGCCGCCGCCATTAAGGGCGGCGTTTCAGTCGATACCAGTATGGGGTTGACGCCTCTGGAAGGCTTGGTAATGGGCTCCCGCTGCGGCGATCTCGACCCCGGCCTGGTCCTGCATTTGACGCAAACGTTGAATTACGCGCCCGATCAGCTATCGCACCTGCTCAATAAAGAGAGTGGACTGCTTGGCGTCTCAGAAGTCAGCAATGATATGCGTGAGCTGCTACGTCTCAGTGAAGAAGGTCACCAGCAGGCAACCCTGGCGATCGATATTTTCTGCTATCGGTTAGCGAAAACGATCGCCGGCTACTATCTGGCGACAGCGCCGCTGGACGCCATTATTTTCACCGGGGGCATCGGCGAAAATGCAGCGCCCGTGCGCGCCAAGGTATGCGCCTGGCTCAAGCCCCTGGGCGTCGACATGGATGAAGAGGCGAACCACCGCCACGGAGAAAAAAATCAGGGACGCATATCCAGGGACGATTCGCTAAACATCATGGTCGTTCCCACCAACGAGGAACTTCTTATCGCCAGAGACACCCTGGCGTTGATTAGGCGCAACAAATAA